The window gaggagagacTTGCCTTTGTGGTAGATGGGGTACTGGGAGATGAAAACCCTAAAAGACAAATGAGAGAGAAAAGCCGTTTCGATAGACCTGCTTGCTGTAGAAGTGAATCTCCTTGCGATGCAGAGAAGGGAGTGGTTTGCTTTGCTGTCTTGGGGAGGTATTGCTTCTTTGCGCTTGTTTGGTAATCGGGTTCGGAGGCTCGGACAGCGGTAGAAAACAGGAGTGTTTCTTATATTGGCTACTCTATGTACTCTCGAGAGCTTGTTTGTGCGAAGACGATAAATAAGAGAACACAAGAGAGActcgaggagatggagagaggaAATGTCCAAAGGCAGTCAGTCTGAGGAATAGCAATGGTGGGAGGAGCGATGCTTCGGGTTCGATGGGCTTGTTTCTTGGGCACGAAGACTGCTGCAGTTGGTGACAAGGTTGAGTTGGAGGGTGGATGCAATGCGGATGCAGTGGGATCGGATGGGTTCGTGGTGGGGTGGCGTGTGGCCCGTTGTCTCTGGGGGTCGTtacggcggcgtcgacgaggaatcTGGATGAGTGGTCGGAAAGATGATTGTGCAAAGATCTGAATGTCAGGCAGCAAGTCGTGACGTGATTTtgaaaagggaagaagaacaacaactAGATTTAGCTAAAACCAGGGCACGGGTTGTGTGCGGCGAGTGCGAATCTGGGCTATATATGGCGGAAGGAGTCACATTCATTTCTCgcaaggaaggaaggagggggaCGCAGAAGGCGGCAGGAAggagggtggaggggaggacCTGGCGGGGGGAAATTAGGAAGGAGGGGCAACTAGCGGGCGAGGCCATGACGCAGGACAGGGCACCGTGACGCAGATTCACTGGCTACAGTTCGTCGCTTGTTCAGTTACTACTGAGTTGCTGCCGCTACCGGCCGGTGGAAAGGCGCACTGAACATTTCATTCCAGCACCTCACTGTGGGCTGTGAGCAAATGCAATGCGCATGAGGGAAAATGCCTGCCTAGGAGTGCATCTGTCACATCCACACACATCACCActtcatcaccaccaacacgGCACCGACCAACGCTAGCCGAGGCGGGCTCCTTTCGTCGGGCCGGAATCTCTGCCTGAACCTGCAGTCGACCCTTGCTTGCTTTTGTGGTTGTCTCGTCCACAATATGGCTCATATATTCTATTTCCTTGAGAAACCACTGGGCCGACAGACCCGACAATTCTGCGAACTCGGTGCCTGGCCTGACATGGAAGATGCGACCCTGACAGAAAGACGGAGGGCAGCCGGCAGCAAGCGTCAACTTGAAACATATTTCTCTCCCAGATCCCGCGCATGTCGCCCAATAGGTCCATGACACGATCAGTCCACATGGCTTCTGGAAGACCACGGAGGTGTCAAATGCGTTTCCCGTGACACACTCGAGCCCCCCAGATAGTCGTCATCTGCGCCTTGTTAACTCTGTTCTGTCCGGTACCCTCTCTAGTCTTACTCCGTCCGAGTGCAAACGATGATGCTGttgttctctctctctctctctctctctctctctctctctctctcgggcCTGTTCTACACATTGCAGCATGTGATGCCCTTCCCAAGAGCATCCCTAATCTAAGACCACAGggtccatccatcctcaaCATTTTGCCTAGTTTGATTCCCTTCCAGACCGGTTCTCCGGACCCAATCCGATGATTCTACACCGCTCCTCTTCGAGCCCTCCTCACCCTATCTCCCATAGTCCCAACGCATGTTTCGACAAACTCGTCCGGGCCTGCACTCTTGAGCATTTATTTTTGTGCTACCGATATTCAAGATGTGACAAAGTGCCTGGCGGGACATTTCGGCAACATTTAGTCGTTGAGCTTCGGAACTTCCGACAGGAACAGCAACAGACGAATATTTTGTTCACCTAGGGTTTCTGTAGAACTGTTGAACATAACCCAGTGCATCGTAAATTGGCAAAATGGCTGCCAACAAACTGCCTCTCCTCGTCTTAAGTCCTCCAGCACCTGGCAGCTGCAGCCCACTGCAGGTGCAACGGCGGGATGGTGGGGTAACTTCACCCCTGTTAGCTTTCATGGAACTTCATGATGAATGTCAGCTGCCCCATACAGATTAGATATCGACAGTTGAGCCACATCTTCGCACAGCCACATTTAAAGATGTGGCTGATGCTCTCCTTCCTTTCTGAGTACACGCCTCTTCCCTGGGTCCACCCCCAGCTCTTCCCCAAGGGCCTGAGGCATGCCTACGTCCAGCCTCGCCCATCGACCTCACGCAGCAACACGCAGCTCCCGGGTTGCCTGAAGCTCTGATCTCAAGGCCCCAAACCACATcccgccatcgtcatccacCACCAAAGCTTCCCGACGACCAAACCACTTTCCGCCAACCTGCACTCCATCACGAATCCCTCCCGTTGCCGGCCGTCCTACGCCGTCCTTTTGACAACATAACCACGTTTCCCCAATACTCCGAGCTCTAATTCACAATGGTAAGCCTTTCCCTTGCCAGGTACCCGAGGGGAACCATCACCTCTCAGCGACCGGGGTTGCTGGGAGCTACCGCTGCACCCCAATACGTGTCCAAGGCCATGACAATTGCTGATCCTTCCGCCTCTTCCTTCGGATAGACGTCGATAGGCACAGGTTATGACCTGAGCAACTCCATCTTCTCTCCCGACGGCCGCAACTTCCAGGTCGAGTACGCCGTCAAGGCTGTCGAGAACGGCGGCACATCCATCGGCATTCGCTGCAAGGACGGTGTCGTTCTCGCCGTCGAAAAGGTCATCGCCTCGAAGCTATGGAAGCCCAACGCTAACAAGCGTATCGCCACCATTGACAGGCATCTCGGTGCTGTAAGTCGGCCCCTCTCCCAACCAACCATCACATACCCCTCCCTCCTAGATGCCGTCAGGTTTGTGTTTAAGCAATTTAGCCCCAATTGCCCCGTCTTTTCACAATTAGATTTTGTTCCTAGTCACTCAACTCACACCCAAAAGGTCTACTCAGGCATGATTCCCGACGGCCGCCACTTCGTCGACCGCGCCCGCGAAGAAGCCCGCGGCTGGCGCGAGACCTTCAAGACCCCCATCTCCACCGCCGACCTCGCAGCTCGCATGGGCGGCTACCTCCAAGCCTACACCCTCTACTCCTCCGTCCGCCCCTTCGGCATCACCGCtatcgtcggcggcttcgaccCCTCGACCGAGTCCcccgttgacggcgaggtcggctCCGGCCCTAAGGTCGGTGCTGGCGGCAAGGACACCTCCAAGAAGCACGGCGGTCCCTTCCTATACATGATCGAGCCCTCGGGATCCTACTGGGGCTACTAtggcgccgccaccggcaaGGGCCGTcaggccgccaaggccgagctcgagaagctcgacctTGCCGAGGGCGGGCTCACcctcaaggacgccgtcaaggaggccgcccGCATCATCTACGTCGCccacgacgacaacaaggacaaggaaTTTGAGCTCGAGATGAGCTGGATCAGCGACATTGACGGCCCTACCAAGGGTCGCCACGAGGAGGTGCCCAAGGACCTgcgcgaggaggcggagcggTTAGCAAAGAaggcgctcgagggcgacgatgacgacgacgaggacaagaaggatgACGACAAGATGGAAGAGTAGATTCTCTGATGACGGGTCGAGGATGACAGGGGCTGAGGCTGGATTGCTCGTGGTAGCAACCGAGGCATTACGACAGAGAGACGAATCAAAAGATAAAAAAAAGATCTGTCAAAACACACACGACGGCAGCCCTGCTTCGGGGTGGTACCTTGACGGCCTCTTTTGTGTAATTGTAAAAACACCACGATAAGGGCTATGGCAGCAGCATCATAGACTTATCAGACCGGATTCGGGCACATCAGTTCCAAGGATTGCTCGTCTTGCGGTATGCCTACTAACCAACATGACCATCCATGATAAACTCACTTGAATGGAAAGTGACGTGGTTTCACTGGCGTAACGAGTACACTTGGTCTTTTGGGTGGTGGCCAGCACCGATTGCGACACAGGGAGCCAGATAGCAGAGGGCCAAGTACGGGTGATTGTCCGCCAAACGCAGGAGAGAGGATGAAAGGGAATAGGCATTTCAGCAGTTTACTCACCGAACAACGAAGAAAGAGCTTACGGCAGTGTTCCTCTTAAATACGCTGATTCATCTCATGTCAAACTACCAGATGGCCCATTTATTCCGTCCTGTGGTTTTCTCGCTAAATACTTGGAATCATAAATAAACAGATAAAATAAAAGCAACCGCCACGCTACCAGCCCGTACCGTTTGTCTAACTAAGCCTTGACAATTCTGCAAACCAGGTCGGAACCGTCGACCGagtcgccctccttgacctgGAGGGTTGCCACCTTGCCGTTGTGCGGCGCAGAGATAACCATTTCCTAAGGGGTTTGGATTAGCAAATGGCACGAGAAAGCGGGTTAAAGACCGTGTGATCAACCACACAGGACAAAGACTTACCATCTTCATGGCGCTGAGAACAGCGATGGGGTCACCCTTCTTGACATCAgtgccctccttgacgcGGAGCTCAACCAGCACACCAGCCATGGGCGCGCCGACTTGGCTCGAGTCAGAGGGGTCGGCCTTGAGACGGCTGACGTTCTCGACCGAggccttgttgtcgtcgacggtgacCTGGCGGACCTCACCGTTCATCTCGTAGAACACCTCACGCTGACCGGTGTTCTCGCTGAGGGGGCCGATGGCCAGAAGCTTGAGGATGAGGACCTTgcccttctcgagctcgacgtggAACTCCTCGCCGATCTCGGGACGGGACAGGAAGTACTTTGTGGGAAGGACGGAGAGGTCGCCGTACTTCTGGATGAACTTCTTGTAATCCTCAAAGACCTTGGGGTACATGACGTACGCGGCGATGTCGCACTCGGTGACGGGACCGCCGAACTTCTTGTGCAGCTCGCGCTTGACCTTGGCGAAGTCGACAGGCTCGAGGAAGAGACCGGGGCGCTTGTCCAGCTTTCTGCGGTCACGGAGAGCATTGGAACGGAGGGGCTCGGGGAACCCGCCGTACGGCTGGCCCATCAAACCCTCAAGGAACTCCAGCACGGAGCCGGGGAAGTCAAGTTCGCTGGCACGGGCCTTGACATCCTCGGCAGAAAGCTTGTTGGAGACCATGAATTGGGCAAGATCACCTACGACCTTGGAGGTAGGCGTGACCTTGACGATGTCACCAAGGAGGTCGTTGGCGTGCTCATAGgccttcttggtctcggccCACtgggtgccgaggccgagctgggAAGCCTGGAACATCATATTGGTGAGCTGACCACCGGGAATCTCGTGCTCGTACACCTCAGGGTCGGGACCGCTGAGGTGGGCCTCGAAAGGAGAGTAGAGTAGACGCAGCTGGGACCAGTAAGAGTCCAGAGCGCGGACGTGGGCCGGGTTTAGGCCAGTATCGTTGTCACTGCCCTCAAGAGAGGCGATAATGGCGTTGATGCTGGGCTGCGAAGTCATGCCGGACAAGCTATCAGTGGCagcgtcaacggcgtcggcgccggccttggcaCAGGCGACCATGGAGGCCACACCCGTGCCGGCGGAGTCGTGGGTGTGGACGTGGATGGGAAGATCGGGATACTTCTTGCGGATGGCACCAATGAGGAGCGTCGCGGCGTGTGGTTTGAGAACACCAGCCATATCCTTGATTCCGAGCACGTGAatgtcgagggcgacaagTTTGTCCACGAGTTCGAGGTAGTAGTCGAGGTTGTACTTCTTCTTGGGATTCAACACTATCGATGGTTAGAAATGGTCATACTAAGTCATGGAAGGGGAAATTCACTGTCGCCACTATAGCACACCGTCCCCTCTACGACACCACCGGCCTTGTGGACGGCCTTGATACCGACCTCGAGTTGGTCGATGTCGTTGAGGGCGTCGAAAACGCGGAAGATGTCGACACCAttcttcttggcctgctcgacAAAGTGGTCGATAGCGTTGTCGGGAAGCGATGAGTAAGCCACACCGTTGGCGCCACGCAGAAGCATCTGGAAGGGGATGTTGGGTACCGCCTTCCTCATGCGGCGCAGACGGTCCCAG is drawn from Colletotrichum destructivum chromosome 6, complete sequence and contains these coding sequences:
- a CDS encoding Putative proteasome alpha-subunit domain, proteasome, subunit alpha/beta, nucleophile aminohydrolase, which translates into the protein MTSIGTGYDLSNSIFSPDGRNFQVEYAVKAVENGGTSIGIRCKDGVVLAVEKVIASKLWKPNANKRIATIDRHLGAVYSGMIPDGRHFVDRAREEARGWRETFKTPISTADLAARMGGYLQAYTLYSSVRPFGITAIVGGFDPSTESPVDGEVGSGPKVGAGGKDTSKKHGGPFLYMIEPSGSYWGYYGAATGKGRQAAKAELEKLDLAEGGLTLKDAVKEAARIIYVAHDDNKDKEFELEMSWISDIDGPTKGRHEEVPKDLREEAERLAKKALEGDDDDDEDKKDDDKMEE